The Thermomicrobiales bacterium genome has a segment encoding these proteins:
- a CDS encoding ABC transporter permease, which produces MLRYILFRVALLVPTVFLMACVTFVIMQLTPGSPFALGNMDRITPEARARIEAQYGLDDPKIVQFGRYLKNSLQGDFGVSYVWRGQEVSSIIRRTFPVSLQLGFMALIVAVVVGITLGTLAAVNQNGPIDYMSMTSAILFYSMPNFVMGFLLLLLFAVWLPQRGLDLGFSVQGWERPQDWILPTLALAAAPLASIARYTRGCMVEVIRSDYVRTARAKGLAERKVIVKHVLKNALIPVITIIGPIFAAIGTGTFFVEQVFNIPGMGKFYVQSMLTKDQPMIMAVVLIYGIFLALMNILVDVINAFIDPRIRY; this is translated from the coding sequence ATGCTTCGATACATTCTCTTCCGCGTCGCTTTGCTCGTTCCCACTGTGTTCCTGATGGCATGCGTGACCTTTGTCATCATGCAGTTGACGCCTGGCAGCCCGTTCGCGCTGGGCAACATGGATCGCATCACCCCCGAAGCACGCGCGCGCATCGAAGCGCAGTATGGGCTGGACGACCCGAAGATCGTCCAGTTCGGCCGCTACCTCAAGAACTCGCTTCAGGGCGACTTCGGCGTCTCGTATGTGTGGCGAGGCCAGGAGGTTAGCAGCATCATTCGCCGCACCTTCCCGGTTTCGCTGCAGCTCGGATTCATGGCGTTGATCGTGGCGGTAGTCGTCGGCATCACGCTTGGCACGCTTGCGGCCGTCAACCAGAATGGCCCGATCGACTATATGTCGATGACCTCGGCGATCCTCTTCTACAGCATGCCGAACTTCGTCATGGGGTTCTTGCTCCTGCTCTTGTTCGCGGTTTGGTTACCGCAACGCGGGCTGGATCTGGGATTCTCCGTGCAAGGTTGGGAGCGACCGCAGGACTGGATTTTGCCGACGCTGGCCCTGGCTGCCGCGCCGCTCGCCTCGATCGCCCGCTATACGCGTGGCTGCATGGTCGAGGTCATCCGTTCCGACTACGTGCGCACCGCGCGCGCAAAGGGTCTGGCAGAGCGCAAAGTCATCGTCAAGCATGTCCTCAAGAACGCGCTCATCCCCGTGATCACCATCATTGGACCCATCTTTGCCGCCATTGGCACCGGAACCTTCTTCGTGGAGCAGGTGTTCAACATCCCCGGAATGGGCAAGTTCTATGTGCAGAGCATGCTGACCAAGGATCAGCCGATGATCATGGCGGTGGTGCTCATCTATGGGATCTTCCTGGCGCTCATGAACATTCTGGTGGACGTGATCAACGCCTTTATCGATCCACGTATCCGGTACTAG